The sequence aaatgattaaattCCTTAAAGATaaccattaataaaaaaaactaagttgaTATGACTCTTGAAAATTACAGTACGAGTCCCTACACTTACTACCTAGTCTGAAATTGTCCTACATTGATCAATAATCAATCACTCTCCTTTCACACGTATACGTGTATTTCCCGTTACGCCATTTCTTCGTCTTCCTTCGTAAAAGATAAGGAAGAGACCGTCACGCTCTTTGACACTTTCCCATCTATAATTTTTCTCGACAAACAATCAATGTGAATGTTCCACTTGTTTTTCCTTAcctaaagtttcaatctttctAACTCTCCCTTCTCTACAAAGAATAGTATAAATGTTCCCCTTGTTTTTCCTTACacaaagtttcaatctttttttctctcttctctccttgaGACATGAACTGTCTGTTCTTGTTCAAATCCAAGAAACCCGAAcccagaaacaaacaaaaagacagAAGAAAAGCACAAAACTCAGCTCCAGAACTGAGGAACAAGAGCCAAACGCCGTCGTTTAACCTCCACAAACCGAGATCTTTGCCTTCTGGGCGAAGTATCAGAGACttggatagagagagagaacagaGTCTTAGGGTATTCACTTACGAAGAACTCAGTGAAGCCACTTGTGGGTTTAGCAGAAGGCTTAAGATCGGTCATGGTGGATTCGGTAATGTTTATAAAGGAAAGATTCCCACCACTGGAGATTCTGATCCTCCACTTGTCGTCGCCATCAAGAAACTCAATCCACAAGGTTTACAGGTAACTGAATTgagagattgttttttttttaatgagtttTGATGTTTTCTCTTTCTTCTGTGTTGTAATGGTGTGTATTAGGGTCACAAGCAATGGCTAGCAGAAGTTGAGTTTCTAGGGGTAGTGAATCATCAGAACGTTGTGAAGCTCTTAGGTTATTGCTCCGAAGATGGGGAGAACGGAATGGAGAGGCTTTTGGTTTATGAGTACATGTCTAATCGAAGCTTGGAAGAGCATCTATTCACGCGTGGAGCTCGCACGTTACCATGGAAACAAAGGCTTGAGATCATGCTTGGTGCAGCTGAAGGATTGGCTTATTTACATGAAGTTAAGGTGCAATTtttaaactgaaacaaaaacccATTAGAGGTTTTAAAACAGATCCTATTGATTGTTCTTGATAATTTAGGACAGGCACAATGTGAACACATAAACCCATTAGGAATGAGACAGTTTTATGAACCGTTAATGAGTG is a genomic window of Brassica napus cultivar Da-Ae chromosome A2, Da-Ae, whole genome shotgun sequence containing:
- the LOC125586621 gene encoding probable serine/threonine-protein kinase PBL19, with translation MNCLFLFKSKKPEPRNKQKDRRKAQNSAPELRNKSQTPSFNLHKPRSLPSGRSIRDLDREREQSLRVFTYEELSEATCGFSRRLKIGHGGFGNVYKGKIPTTGDSDPPLVVAIKKLNPQGLQGHKQWLAEVEFLGVVNHQNVVKLLGYCSEDGENGMERLLVYEYMSNRSLEEHLFTRGARTLPWKQRLEIMLGAAEGLAYLHEVKVIYRDFKSSNVLLNDEFCPKLSDFGLAREGPQGDNTHVTTAKVGTQGYAAPEYVQTGHLRLKSDVYSFGVVLYEIITGRRTIERNKPPAERRLLEWVKEYPPDSRRFSMIVDPRLRNNYPSAGTRSLAKLADICLKKNDKERPTMEIVVERLKKIIEECDSGDSYIAASKESS